From Acidimicrobiales bacterium:
TCGAGTCGGTCGAGCCCCGGTACTGGCCGTGGGCGTCGTTCGTCATGCGCGTCCCCGGCGTGCGCGAGGTGCTCGCCTGGAACTGCGTCATCCGCTTCACGCGGGAGGCGCCGGCGCTCGTCGCCGCGCCCGGCTTCGAGGCGGCGCTCGCCTCGGTGGCCGACGTTGAGGGGTGGATGACCCGCGACCAGGCGAGGCGGCTGTGGGACCGGGCGTCGGAGGTCAAGCCGGGCGGCCGCATCGTCGAGATCGGGTCCTACCGGGGCCGGTCGACGATCGTGCTCGCCACCGCGGTGGACGATGGGGTCGAGGTCGTCGCCGTCGACCCCCACGCCGGCAACGACCGCGGCCCGCAGCAGTGGGAGGGCACGCCCGAGGAGGGCCAGGGCGACCACGAGGTGTTCCTGCGCAACCTGCGCCGGGCCGGCGTGGCCGACCGGGTCCGCCACGTGCGGGAGTTCTCCGAGCAGGCGCTGCCCCACGTCGGCGGCGAGATCGACCTGCTGTACGTGGACGGGGCCCACCGCTACGTGCCGGCGAGGAACGACGTCGTCCGCTACGGCGACCTCGTGCGCGACGGCGGCACCATGCTCGTCCACGACTCGTTCTCGTCGGTCGGCGTCACGCTGGCGCTGCTCCGGGAGCGGGCCTTCTCGTCGCGGTGGCGCTACGTCGGCCGCAGCGGGTCGATGACCGAGTACCGCAAGGAGCCGGTGGGCCTGCGGGGCCGGTTCCGCAACGCCGCCCGCCACGCCGCCGGCCTCCCCTGGTTCGCGAAGAACCTGGTGATCAAGCTGGCCGTGCTGGCCAGGCTGGTCGACCGCCCCTGGCCCTACTAGGGGTCGAACAGGACGGGCTCGCCGGCCTCGAAGGCGAGGCGGCTGAGGTGCAGCATGCGGCGGTTGGGGTAGCCGACGTCGGGCGCCGTCCACGCGTGGTACGCCATCCAGAGGCGGCCGTCGGCGTCGGTGAACACCTCCTGGCCGCCCGGCCCGGCGACCGTGCCCTCGGTGGCGAGCAGCGGGCCCGGCGCCTTCGTGCACGGGCCCTGCGGGCCGTCGCAGCGGGCCCAGCCCACGGAGTAGCCGGCGCTGTTCCAGGCGCCGGCCGAGAAGAACAGGTAGTGGTCGTCGCCGTGGGCGGCCATCGACGGGCCCTCGACCGTCACCCCCTCCCACGGCTGGTCGCGCTCGACGAGGGCGGCCGGCTCGCCCTCGACGGCCAGGCCGTCGGCCGACAGCCGCTGCGACCAGATGGTGGCCGGCCGGTCGCCGCCGGTCCCCTCGCTCTTCCACAGCAGCCAGGCCGAGCCGTCGCCGTCGACGAACGGGCTCGGGTCGATCGAGCCGCCCTCGTCCCGCTGGCACACGAACGGCCCGCCGGAGTCGTCCACGAAGGGCCCGGCCGGGTCGTCGGCCACCGCCCTCGACACGCACTGGAGGCCGGACGCCCGCTCCCGGGCGGTGTAGTAGGCGACGAAGCGGTCGTCCACCGGCAGCACCGACGGCGCCCACGTGCGCCCCGGCTCGGCCCACGCCGGCAGGTCGGGCAGGGCGTCGCCCAGCCACTCCCAGCGCTCCAGGTCGGCCGAGCGGATGGCCTGGACGTGGCCGGCGGTGGCGTTGGTGGCGTAGCCGTAGTAGCCGTCGCCCACCCGGACGACGAAGGGGTCGGCGAAGTCGAACGGGAACACGGCC
This genomic window contains:
- a CDS encoding glycoside hydrolase family 43 protein produces the protein MRGRLVLAGAAAVAALLAADRAAGWGRLADAGDERSAASAAAAAAAARLADAEARLADATAGLEALRHRVSAAESEADRLAAEQDDLAAALAEARASLAALEAAGDAAQAAGGLTAVAVTALQGCLVGVGEGLERSAADDAGGAVAALSAVAGECRLADAVFGAGGPSAVFPFDFADPFVVRVGDGYYGYATNATAGHVQAIRSADLERWEWLGDALPDLPAWAEPGRTWAPSVLPVDDRFVAYYTARERASGLQCVSRAVADDPAGPFVDDSGGPFVCQRDEGGSIDPSPFVDGDGSAWLLWKSEGTGGDRPATIWSQRLSADGLAVEGEPAALVERDQPWEGVTVEGPSMAAHGDDHYLFFSAGAWNSAGYSVGWARCDGPQGPCTKAPGPLLATEGTVAGPGGQEVFTDADGRLWMAYHAWTAPDVGYPNRRMLHLSRLAFEAGEPVLFDP
- a CDS encoding class I SAM-dependent methyltransferase, whose product is MTAPTSTPPELHGLERARTLWRLFRREQVDPAPFYRFLAAEAARDLERRHGPLDGTVVGDLGCGPGWYTEAFRARGAVVLPVEGSLDELLGGGTPPPGAVIGDAARLPVPDGSLDGVFCSNMLEHTPDPGAVIREMARVVRPGGWAYLSWTNWYSPWGGHDMTPYQFLGPRLGPKLYERRHGPPRKNRYGEGLFACHIGPTLRLAGSVPGLRIESVEPRYWPWASFVMRVPGVREVLAWNCVIRFTREAPALVAAPGFEAALASVADVEGWMTRDQARRLWDRASEVKPGGRIVEIGSYRGRSTIVLATAVDDGVEVVAVDPHAGNDRGPQQWEGTPEEGQGDHEVFLRNLRRAGVADRVRHVREFSEQALPHVGGEIDLLYVDGAHRYVPARNDVVRYGDLVRDGGTMLVHDSFSSVGVTLALLRERAFSSRWRYVGRSGSMTEYRKEPVGLRGRFRNAARHAAGLPWFAKNLVIKLAVLARLVDRPWPY